Proteins co-encoded in one Candidatus Methylomirabilis sp. genomic window:
- a CDS encoding kelch repeat-containing protein: protein MARRLPRLLVAVSLLLALTAPLLAASLTGRWERRAPMRAARSEVAAAAAGGRLYVVGGFGSGGDVVEEYDPAADAWRQRASLPAAVHHPAAASLDGTLYVLGGYRDGWAPVADVLAYDPSTDRWMRRASMPTPRGALAAAVLEGKIYAVG from the coding sequence ATGGCTCGGCGGCTCCCGCGTCTCCTCGTGGCCGTGAGCCTCCTGCTTGCGCTGACGGCCCCCCTGCTGGCCGCGAGCCTCACCGGGCGCTGGGAGCGCCGGGCCCCGATGCGGGCGGCCCGCTCTGAGGTAGCGGCCGCGGCCGCCGGTGGGCGACTGTACGTGGTCGGGGGCTTCGGCTCGGGTGGGGACGTGGTGGAGGAGTACGATCCGGCGGCGGACGCGTGGCGGCAACGGGCGTCGCTGCCGGCTGCCGTCCATCACCCGGCGGCCGCGAGTCTGGACGGGACGCTCTACGTGCTCGGCGGCTACCGGGACGGCTGGGCGCCCGTCGCCGATGTGTTGGCCTATGATCCGAGCACCGACCGCTGGATGCGGCGGGCCTCGATGCCCACCCCTCGCGGCGCCCTGGCAGCGGCGGTGCTGGAGGGAAAGATCTACGCGGTGGGA
- a CDS encoding UDP-N-acetylmuramoyl-L-alanyl-D-glutamate--2,6-diaminopimelate ligase, producing MQEPWTLEALLAACPGALIRRGGPVPVRGIAYDSRDVREGYCFVCIRGFRDDGHRYIADAQRRGAVAVVVEKAGPVPDALALAEVPDARHALALIASRFYRHPSERLTLIGITGTEGKTTTAYLVEAVLREAGTRVAMSGTIVSRIGEKETPSHYTTPESLDLQRFLAECVAEGASHAVMEVSSHALALKRVAACDFDLGVFTNLTSDHLDLHGRLETYLAAKASLFSSLGASPEHRAIVNADDPASERILAATACPATTFGVQRAADLRARDLTAALGQLRLTMESPHATFPVTLRLTGWVNAYSALAAAGVGLALGIDPATIKRGLEGVSGIPGRFELVDAGQPFLVVIDFAHTTAALEKLLRTTRHLVSGRLLTVFGCSGDRDRTKRAAMGEVAARLSAYTILTSDNPAGEDPAGIARQIQEGVRRVDPGGNYHAIILDRAEAIAAACARARPGDAVLLAGKGHEPYQILAHGRVPWSEREAALAALRLPGRG from the coding sequence ATGCAGGAACCGTGGACCCTGGAAGCCCTGCTGGCGGCGTGTCCCGGAGCGCTCATCCGACGGGGCGGGCCGGTCCCCGTCCGGGGCATCGCCTACGACTCCCGGGACGTCCGGGAGGGGTACTGCTTCGTCTGCATCCGGGGCTTCCGGGACGATGGGCACCGCTACATCGCGGACGCCCAGAGGCGGGGCGCCGTGGCGGTGGTCGTGGAGAAGGCGGGTCCGGTCCCCGACGCCCTCGCCCTCGCCGAGGTCCCCGACGCGCGCCACGCGCTCGCCCTCATTGCCAGCCGGTTCTACCGCCATCCGTCTGAGCGGCTCACCCTGATCGGCATCACCGGGACGGAGGGGAAGACCACCACGGCCTACCTGGTGGAGGCGGTCCTGCGGGAGGCGGGAACCCGGGTCGCCATGAGCGGGACCATCGTGAGCCGCATCGGCGAGAAGGAGACACCCTCCCATTACACGACCCCGGAGTCCCTGGATCTCCAGCGGTTCCTGGCCGAGTGCGTGGCCGAGGGGGCCTCCCACGCGGTCATGGAGGTCTCCTCGCATGCCCTCGCCCTGAAGCGGGTGGCCGCCTGCGACTTCGACCTCGGCGTCTTCACGAATCTCACCTCGGACCACCTGGATCTGCACGGGCGGCTCGAAACGTACCTCGCGGCCAAGGCGTCCCTCTTCTCCAGCCTGGGGGCCTCCCCGGAACACCGGGCCATCGTCAATGCGGATGACCCGGCCAGCGAACGGATCCTGGCCGCCACGGCCTGCCCCGCGACGACGTTCGGCGTCCAGCGGGCGGCCGACCTCAGGGCGCGGGACCTCACCGCGGCCTTGGGCCAGCTCCGCCTGACCATGGAGAGTCCCCATGCGACCTTCCCCGTGACCCTGCGCCTCACCGGCTGGGTCAACGCCTACAGCGCGCTGGCCGCGGCCGGCGTCGGGCTCGCCCTGGGCATCGACCCTGCGACCATCAAGCGGGGCCTGGAAGGGGTCTCCGGCATCCCCGGCCGGTTCGAGCTGGTGGACGCCGGGCAGCCGTTCCTCGTGGTCATCGACTTCGCGCACACCACGGCGGCGCTGGAGAAGCTCCTCCGCACCACCCGGCACCTGGTCAGCGGCCGCCTCCTCACGGTCTTCGGCTGCTCCGGAGACCGGGACCGGACGAAGCGGGCGGCCATGGGGGAGGTGGCCGCTCGCCTGAGCGCGTATACCATCCTCACCAGCGATAATCCCGCCGGCGAGGATCCGGCCGGCATCGCTCGGCAGATCCAGGAGGGCGTCCGGCGGGTGGATCCCGGCGGGAACTACCACGCCATCATCCTCGACCGGGCCGAGGCGATCGCGGCCGCCTGCGCGCGCGCCCGGCCGGGGGATGCGGTCCTCCTCGCCGGGAAGGGGCACGAGCCGTATCAAATTCTGGCGCACGGCCGCGTGCCCTGGAGCGAGCGCGAGGCGGCGCTGGCCGCCCTGCGCCTGCCGGGGAGGGGCTGA